Genomic segment of Drosophila takahashii strain IR98-3 E-12201 chromosome X, DtakHiC1v2, whole genome shotgun sequence:
GCGTTCAGTGTTCTTAAAATACCTATTATTAAATagcgaatttttatattgcaATGTTCTTTGGGTAAAACTTTTCTGAAAAGTTCCTCTTTAAATTAAAGCGGAACCGCAAATTCTTTAGGTTCAAGTGATAATAAAAgctctatatttttatacccgttactcgtagagtaaaagggtatattagattcgtgcaaaagtatgtaacaggtagaaggaagcgtttccgaccccataaagtatatatattcttgatcagggtcactagccgagtcgatctagccatgtccgtctgtccgtctgtctgtccgtctgtctgtctgtctgtctgtctgtatgaacgctgagatctcggaaactataaaagctagaagattgacattttgcatgcagattctaggagttcctacgcagcgcaagtttgtttcaaaagggtgccacgccccctctaacgcccacaatcgctaatatacgattttaaaaatttcaatattttggaaaattaaaaatgctgtgttattgtgtttatcaatacctatcgaaatgtagaagaaattttttaaatcggaccattcgttaaaaagttacggcggaccaaagtttttctccatctccttcgcactccctttagctgagtaacgggtatctgatagtcggggcacccgactatagcgttctctcttgtttcggATTAACATGTTCTTATAAGATTTTCTCGCGAATTATTTAGCTTCAAATGTTCACAGAAACACGAATTCTTcagatttcaattttttttagaaaaaccctTTTATAGTTAACTACAATGCAACCGCGAATTCATCAGCTCTTTGGTAATGagtgattttttaaaagcccCTCTAGCATACTCACCTCTTGCAGCTTGGCAATCTCGCTGATGCGATTGCTTTCCGCGATGTTGGTGATGGATCGTCGCAACCAGGGTGACACCAGGGCGAACCGGACTTGGCTCATCACCCCAACCGCGTGCTTCTTGCGTTCCGCCCAGGCGAAGTCCAGCCAATAGAAGGCGGCAAAGAAGACTTCGTCCTCGCTATTGACGCACAGCATGTCCTGGGAGAGCAGGCAGGCCACCTCGTTGGCATCCATCTCGAGGAACTCGCGGGAGGCCACCACGGGCAGGAAGGCCTTGCGCACGCGGCCCAGCATCACGGTCATGATCTCCGGGCAGCGGTACTCGCGGGCCATCAGGAAGGTGTGAAAGGCGTTCAGCTCCCAGCAGGTGCGGTCGCCGCGCCGCGAGAATGTGCCCCAGTACTGCCCCATCAGCCTCTGCACCCCGAGGAACTTGGCCGCCGCGAAGAAGGGTATCAGCTCGTTGCCAATGGGAAAGCTCTCGTCCTCGCATCCCAGCATCCATTCGTAGATGCGGACCAGCAGGCGCATCGGCACCTTCTCCGCGGGGATCTGCAGAAAGGAATTCGAGCAGCCGCGGAAATTGCGGGCAAAGTAGGTGAACAGCTGGCGGTCCACGTAGTAGAACCTCGACTCAATCTGGATCTCCAGGTCGTCGTGCCAGCAGTTCCTGATCGTCTCCGATAGGACATCACAGTTGGCTAAGGGAAATCACTTTTTTTAGGGATTTTTCAATCgtaatgttaaattaaaaaaaagtgaaataactttaaaaaaagtgaaaagtgaaatagctaataaaaaaaagtgaaatatttattcttttgtATCGACTATAATCTATGATATAgtagataaaataaataatcttcCATTTTGTTCCgtattttcatgtttttaagtATTGTGATTAGAAAAAGAGTTTTATGAACTTAATTGTTAAAAGTATCATTAATCTAATGTTATGTGCTTATCTTTAAAATCTTCTTATCTTTTGAAATGATCTATTAAAAGCTATAGGTTAAAATGGGAGGTAATGAAACTTACTCAACTTGCGATCTGCTTTGTTACAGATGATCTCGGCACTGGATAATTTCAGACTTCGATCGTCTAGACTTTCCGGCTTAAAAACAACCTCAAAATCACGGGCGGTGAACCTTTTGGTGGCCCCTTTGGTGACCTCTTTGGGGACCTCTTTGGTGACCCCATCGGTGACCCCGTCGGTAACACCGGTTTCCAAAACAGGAGGTACAGGACTCGGAACTTCGGGATTTTCCTCGGATTTCTCAATAGCAGTTGTGGCCTCTGGCTGTGCAACCTCcgctttttcctcctttttggTCAGAAACTCCTCAATACTCAGGGCTTGGCCCGCAGTTCGAAGACGTCTTTGCCGCGAAATCGTTAAAATATCTGCGAAATCGGGACTCCGGCGATTCTTAATCAATACCGGTGGCGGAGGACACGGCCCTATATCGCCGCAGACCGATTTGACAGCCGCAGCGCCACTTTCGTCCAGAACTTCGAGTTTGGAGCTATTCGAAACGGGCGAGTTCAACTGGGGATCGGCGACCTTCAGCAGGGGACGCGTCACGGGAGGCGGAACATTCTGCTTGTTTATATATTGGTTCCAGAACCAACTCGGTGTCAACAATTTGCTGGGATCCTCCAGCAGATTCGGTTTCTTCTCGACCACTTTTAACGCTTTGgtcttttttgcctttttttctaattttttacctcgatttttttttgtctcaaTGACatacatgatttttttttcgaaaattaCAACAAATTATTGGACACagtaaaatattagaaatgTACTAATCTAGTTGAcgaatggaatggaaatgATAATGGGAATGGAGTGTCATTCCAAGGCCaactttcatatatttttgatacgcatgatttttattataaataaatttataaaaaatacttttacttagaaaatcttaaaaacccTTTACATATATAACATTTACACGACGGCTGGACATTTATTCttgataaattattaaatgtgCACATTTTTCACGGAAAAGGATCCAGTTTTTGGATTATCTCGCAGCAGGCGTTGACATTAACTTTCTGCTCTCTCGATTTGTCAGTGCTTTGTGTGGAGCATTATCACACAGCTCGTTCAACGTTTCGGTCGACACATTCTCAAGTCAAACTGAGGCACTCTACTCGTAAAACCAgaacaaattcaaattgtaaattttatcCTATCCCCTCTTAATAAGTTTTGCGTTCTCTTTCGACTAAAAAACCGTTAAAATACCACAAATAAACCGAGGGCCGGAGCGAGAAAGCATTTTCTAACCTGCTTGCAAAGCAGCCAAGCACAAAAGTGAgtaggcaaaaacaaaacgtgatctttatgatttttaaacttaagcaACCAAGCAGACGCAGAAGAAAACCAGTGGTTCTCATCTTGCTCACAAAGCAAATAAGCAAAACAGCAAAGCAAGTTCTTTAGCTGCACGCAAAGCAAAGCAAGgttgaacaaaaaaatttaagtattCCTTATTAGCAGCATTTAAGCAGACTCTTTATCTGACAACTGAAACAAGGCCTTCTACCTAAAAAGCAAATAAGCATAAAGCAAGAAAGCACAAAGCAAGGGAAAGCAATAAGTTCATAAGGAAAGCTGTGTGCTAACAAAGCAAGTTTACCATCTATATCTATGGGCAACAGAGTTCCTAACTTAATTATAATCTCATTTTAGTTATTGAACAAATGAAATAaggcatttcatttaaaaagcaaGATAGAACCAGAAAAAGCAGTGGTTTTTGAGAAAAGTGTGCTAGCAAAGCAAATTTATCAGCTATATATGAAATACTAAGTTCTTGAATAGAATCTCAGTAAAAAGCAAGTTGTGAGTTTAAAAGGAAAACTCTTTCAAGCTATAACTCTGGTAGATACTCAAACTAGATATCAGGATGTCGGACAACTCGGCTGTGAGCACCGTGCTCAACGTCCTGCTCTGCGGAGCCACCGGCTTTGGGTTCTACAAGATCGGTCCCAGCGACCATCCGTATGCCTTCACCGCCTGCGTGATCGGCTTCTGCCATGGACTCTTCGGGTTGGTGAGCAGCCTGAGCGGCGATGAGAACGCCAAGAAGGTCGCGGACACGACCACCTCGATCATGGAGATCATCCCGCTGCCGCTGGTCAATGTGGATCTGTATCTGGGCGCCGAGAGCAACAACATTGCCCTGGGCCATGGCCTCTTCATCGTGCCGCTGGGCGTCAGCGTGATCCTGAATCTCTTCAAGGGCgagggcggcggcggcgatgAGAGCGGAGAGGGAGGTCCCCTGAACACCCTGAAGACGCTCACCGTTCTGGGCAACATCACTTCGCTGCTCTACCTGTCGATCAACGAGAGCAGCTGGAATCTGGCCGGCATGGCCTTCCTGGCCTTCATGGCCCAGTTCGGGGCCAAGTTCTTCGAGGAGCAGGTCAGCGAGGGAAGCGCCGAGCCGGTGACCTACTTGAGTTGGTCCGGCTTCTACGTCCTCACCGCCTTGGCCGTCACGGGCGAGAAGTAGATCGGATGGGATGTGCAGAGATCCCGAGATCCTGAAGTCGCCATCTTTTCTTTTTCGAAACTTTTTAGACCCTCCACCTCTAACCCAATCCATTCGACCTTGGACGAGCAGAGTGATGAATAAATTATTGGGCTAATGTTGCGGCCATTCGTTAATTTTGAACTCTTTTGGCTTCCATATTtgagaaatatatatacattttggaGTGGCACTTTTATGCGGTTTTTATTTGactaacaattttattatcacattaaaaaaaattgaatccTCTTTGAAAAgagaattatttaatttaaaaataatttgtttaaaaaaaattagaaaacaaCGTTATACATATTTAGTGTCGTGCATAAGTACACTAGAATTGACAAACAATAAAGTTCAAGTGAGttatcatgattttttgcgaaaaaataaaaaaaaataaaatgtcaaggttgAAATGCCAATTGACTGGAAATTGGTcctatgccaaaaataaatactgttttgaacagataacaaaattatcaattaatccataacactttccgtgtgattttggaaaaataaaattttcgccaatttttaatttttttgtaagggggtaccctatgattttttgcgaaaaattaaaaacaaataaaatgtccataaaatgtttaaatgccaatcgattggaaatttaataacgagttcagaaaggtgtGACAATCCATGTTTGGATAAATATTTCCGTTGTATCGGCcaaagaaatgtttttttt
This window contains:
- the LOC108059378 gene encoding uncharacterized protein — encoded protein: MYVIETKKNRGKKLEKKAKKTKALKVVEKKPNLLEDPSKLLTPSWFWNQYINKQNVPPPVTRPLLKVADPQLNSPVSNSSKLEVLDESGAAAVKSVCGDIGPCPPPPVLIKNRRSPDFADILTISRQRRLRTAGQALSIEEFLTKKEEKAEVAQPEATTAIEKSEENPEVPSPVPPVLETGVTDGVTDGVTKEVPKEVTKGATKRFTARDFEVVFKPESLDDRSLKLSSAEIICNKADRKLTNCDVLSETIRNCWHDDLEIQIESRFYYVDRQLFTYFARNFRGCSNSFLQIPAEKVPMRLLVRIYEWMLGCEDESFPIGNELIPFFAAAKFLGVQRLMGQYWGTFSRRGDRTCWELNAFHTFLMAREYRCPEIMTVMLGRVRKAFLPVVASREFLEMDANEVACLLSQDMLCVNSEDEVFFAAFYWLDFAWAERKKHAVGVMSQVRFALVSPWLRRSITNIAESNRISEIAKLQEVKDLIWEGTQYITALMAFRNRKTHEGDEIKDILEPFRHKRVAERFYTFCVGVPHHHDSRCSRYRELTFESFKRFLHRLHSHGQQFMDDLKLVPNKHRIPYRCCIDIKPRPFRIRNCPTPSFYTKMAPCWKREVPE
- the LOC108059380 gene encoding uncharacterized protein encodes the protein MSDNSAVSTVLNVLLCGATGFGFYKIGPSDHPYAFTACVIGFCHGLFGLVSSLSGDENAKKVADTTTSIMEIIPLPLVNVDLYLGAESNNIALGHGLFIVPLGVSVILNLFKGEGGGGDESGEGGPLNTLKTLTVLGNITSLLYLSINESSWNLAGMAFLAFMAQFGAKFFEEQVSEGSAEPVTYLSWSGFYVLTALAVTGEK